The following are encoded in a window of Arthrobacter antioxidans genomic DNA:
- a CDS encoding magnesium and cobalt transport protein CorA, which yields MPLVANAVYVGGKKRIHPETLDQTFELMRDSGGMGWIGLYRPEREEIQAVEAEFGLHNLAVEDATNGHQRAKLERYGDTLFVVLRPARYLDAEEKVEFGELHIFIGEDFVVTVRHAESPDLGIVRRRLEADPELLGTGPQAVLYAMLDQVVDEYGPVVQGLENDIDEIENELFGGAPDVSRRIYELHREVIEFQRAAQPLEAMMDALLRGSEKYRMDDELARNLRDVQDHVIRIVERINTFRTLLQNALTVHATLVAQRQNEEMTRMTETSLRQGEEVKRISSWAAILFAPTLIASIYGMNFDVIPELHWGFGYPFALLLMVAMGGGLYWAFKRNDWL from the coding sequence ATGCCGCTGGTCGCGAACGCCGTCTACGTCGGCGGGAAGAAGCGCATCCACCCCGAGACCCTGGACCAGACGTTCGAGCTCATGCGGGACAGCGGCGGCATGGGGTGGATCGGCCTCTACCGCCCCGAGCGGGAGGAGATCCAGGCGGTCGAGGCAGAGTTCGGGCTGCACAATCTCGCCGTCGAGGACGCCACCAACGGACACCAGCGCGCCAAGCTCGAGCGCTACGGCGACACCCTGTTCGTGGTGCTGCGGCCCGCCCGCTACCTCGACGCCGAGGAGAAGGTGGAATTCGGCGAGCTGCACATCTTCATCGGCGAGGACTTCGTGGTCACCGTCCGGCACGCCGAATCACCGGACCTCGGGATCGTGCGGCGCAGGCTCGAGGCGGACCCGGAGCTGCTCGGCACGGGCCCGCAGGCCGTCCTGTACGCGATGCTCGACCAGGTGGTGGACGAGTACGGACCCGTGGTGCAGGGACTCGAGAACGACATCGACGAGATCGAGAACGAACTGTTCGGGGGAGCGCCGGACGTCTCGCGGAGGATCTACGAACTGCACCGCGAGGTCATCGAGTTCCAGCGCGCCGCCCAGCCCCTGGAGGCCATGATGGACGCCCTGCTCCGGGGCTCCGAGAAGTACCGGATGGACGACGAGCTCGCGCGGAACCTCCGGGACGTGCAGGACCACGTGATCCGCATCGTCGAGCGCATCAACACGTTCCGCACGCTGCTGCAGAACGCCCTGACGGTCCACGCCACCCTCGTGGCCCAGCGGCAGAACGAGGAGATGACGCGCATGACGGAGACGTCGCTGCGGCAGGGCGAGGAGGTCAAGCGCATCTCGTCCTGGGCGGCGATCCTCTTCGCACCGACCCTGATCGCCTCGATCTACGGCATGAACTTCGATGTCATCCCCGAACTGCACTGGGGGTTCGGCTACCCGTTCGCGCTGCTGCTCATGGTCGCGATGGGCGGCGGCCTGTACTGGGCGTTCAAGCGCAACGACTGGCTCTAG
- a CDS encoding DUF6350 family protein: MKIPTKPRALPMPLWLQGVLELGQAAVISALLVVLPVAAVWFTGGFADRTAESAARLAGQGWLVMHGVPLVLHFPPGVAGAEAVSGLLHVVPLGLILVPLLLAWRAGRRLARASYTDQLWQALFGALVTYAAIGAGIAYVSGTPEASVPLVAGALIPPVSAGVGLITGAYREAGAWSRLVGVDFAAWVGRASQHSRWAGSYAWSIVRSGVIAVLVAACLSAALLAVAIGLNWAGIAAIYERIDGGIAGASVITLLQLGLLPNLALWTMSWSTGAGFALGTGSSLTPLASTVGPLPALPILGALPAGTLEYGYAALAIPVLAGLLAGWWFFREGENHFDEWLVLRSSRRWLTSTASTLALAGLIGITAGLGGAAVALLSRASLGLGRFTDLGPDPLAVGLWLGLEVAVGALLGHALGPLLEREPRRR, translated from the coding sequence ATGAAAATCCCCACCAAGCCCCGCGCCCTTCCCATGCCCCTGTGGCTCCAGGGGGTGCTCGAACTCGGCCAGGCCGCCGTGATCTCGGCCCTGCTCGTGGTGCTCCCCGTCGCCGCCGTGTGGTTCACCGGGGGCTTCGCGGACCGGACGGCGGAGTCCGCCGCGCGCCTGGCGGGCCAGGGCTGGCTGGTCATGCACGGGGTGCCCCTAGTGCTCCACTTCCCCCCGGGGGTGGCCGGGGCCGAGGCGGTGTCGGGGCTGCTGCACGTGGTTCCCCTCGGCCTGATCCTCGTGCCGCTTCTCCTCGCCTGGCGTGCGGGACGCCGGCTGGCCCGGGCGTCCTACACGGACCAGCTCTGGCAGGCGCTGTTCGGCGCCCTCGTCACCTATGCGGCGATCGGCGCGGGCATCGCGTACGTATCGGGCACCCCGGAGGCCTCCGTCCCGCTCGTGGCCGGCGCCCTGATCCCTCCCGTGTCCGCCGGGGTCGGGCTGATCACCGGCGCCTACCGTGAGGCGGGTGCCTGGAGCCGCCTGGTGGGCGTGGACTTCGCGGCCTGGGTGGGCCGCGCCAGTCAGCACTCCCGCTGGGCGGGGTCCTACGCCTGGTCGATCGTCCGCTCGGGGGTCATCGCCGTGCTGGTCGCCGCGTGCCTCTCGGCCGCCCTGCTCGCCGTCGCGATCGGGCTGAACTGGGCCGGCATCGCCGCGATCTACGAGCGCATCGACGGCGGGATCGCCGGAGCGTCGGTCATCACCCTGCTCCAGCTCGGGCTCCTGCCCAACCTCGCCCTGTGGACGATGTCCTGGTCCACGGGCGCCGGCTTCGCCCTCGGCACGGGCAGTTCCCTCACGCCGCTGGCCAGCACGGTCGGCCCCCTGCCCGCCCTGCCCATCCTCGGCGCGCTCCCCGCGGGCACGCTCGAGTACGGGTACGCGGCGCTCGCCATCCCGGTGCTCGCCGGGCTCCTCGCGGGCTGGTGGTTCTTCCGTGAGGGCGAGAACCACTTCGACGAGTGGCTCGTGCTGCGCAGCAGCAGGCGGTGGCTCACCTCGACGGCGTCGACCCTCGCGCTCGCCGGACTCATCGGCATCACCGCGGGACTGGGCGGCGCCGCCGTCGCCCTGCTCTCGCGCGCCTCGCTCGGCCTGGGCCGCTTCACCGACCTGGGGCCGGACCCGCTGGCGGTCGGCCTGTGGCTCGGCCTGGAGGTGGCCGTCGGCGCCCTGCTCGGGCACGCCCTCGGGCCGCTGCTGGAGCGGGAGCCGCGGCGGCGCTGA
- a CDS encoding MFS transporter yields MSIDTRLPTGDQVVQDLPWRWKVQGKIFLIGGLGFMFDAWDVTLNAYLIPLLIGDWGLTSGQAAWIATSNLIGMAVGAFAWGSVADIIGRKKAFTLTLLVFALFTVLGAFSPDIVWFCVFRFLAGFGLGGCIPVDYALVGEFTPRRQRGRVLTAMDAWWPIGAFLCGVVTTAIVAQTGDWRHAMLVMVLPALLVFWVRRGVPESPLYLVQRGRVDDARAVIDDLVVRTGAEQRPWRLPEPEDTPRLSLGSISGQLTGLWRYDWRITLTAWSLFLTILLVYYGALTWMPRILIASGYAQSIAFITTTFMTGVGFLGVIAAALLVERVGRKWLLAITGPGSAALLVVFALTLDLPAVATAWLLAFGFVVQVAIPVLYTYVSELYPTELRGSGFGWASTISRIGAGLVPLIFGTLLWPVLGLPLTFALIGGLVVLAVVFMAFNAPETKAARLR; encoded by the coding sequence ATGAGCATCGATACGCGACTCCCCACCGGCGACCAGGTGGTACAGGACCTCCCGTGGCGCTGGAAGGTCCAGGGGAAGATCTTCCTCATCGGCGGCCTCGGCTTCATGTTCGATGCCTGGGACGTGACCCTCAACGCCTACCTGATCCCGCTGCTGATCGGCGACTGGGGGCTCACCTCGGGCCAGGCCGCGTGGATCGCGACGTCGAACCTGATCGGCATGGCCGTCGGCGCCTTCGCGTGGGGATCCGTCGCGGACATCATCGGCCGCAAGAAGGCGTTCACCCTCACCCTGCTCGTCTTCGCCCTGTTCACGGTGCTCGGGGCGTTCTCCCCGGACATCGTCTGGTTCTGCGTGTTCCGGTTCCTGGCCGGTTTCGGCCTCGGCGGCTGCATCCCCGTGGACTACGCGCTCGTCGGCGAGTTCACGCCGCGCCGCCAGCGCGGCCGGGTCCTGACGGCGATGGACGCGTGGTGGCCGATCGGCGCGTTCCTCTGCGGCGTGGTGACGACGGCGATCGTGGCGCAGACCGGCGACTGGCGGCACGCGATGCTGGTCATGGTGCTGCCGGCGCTCCTCGTGTTCTGGGTGCGCCGCGGCGTGCCCGAGTCGCCGCTGTACCTCGTGCAGCGCGGCAGGGTCGACGACGCCCGGGCCGTGATCGACGACCTCGTGGTGAGGACCGGCGCCGAGCAGCGCCCGTGGCGCCTGCCGGAGCCCGAGGACACGCCCCGGCTCTCGCTCGGCAGCATCTCCGGGCAGCTCACGGGCCTCTGGCGCTACGACTGGCGCATCACCCTGACGGCCTGGAGCCTGTTCCTGACCATCCTGCTCGTCTACTACGGGGCGCTGACGTGGATGCCGCGCATCCTCATCGCCTCCGGCTACGCGCAGTCCATCGCATTCATCACCACCACGTTCATGACGGGCGTCGGTTTCCTCGGCGTGATCGCCGCGGCCCTGCTGGTGGAACGCGTGGGCCGCAAATGGCTGCTGGCGATCACCGGACCGGGATCGGCCGCGCTCCTCGTGGTCTTCGCGCTGACCCTCGACCTGCCGGCCGTCGCCACGGCCTGGCTGCTGGCCTTCGGCTTCGTGGTGCAGGTGGCGATCCCCGTGCTGTACACCTACGTCTCCGAGCTGTACCCCACGGAACTGCGGGGCAGCGGTTTCGGCTGGGCGTCGACCATCTCCCGCATCGGCGCGGGCCTCGTGCCGCTGATCTTCGGCACCCTGCTGTGGCCCGTGCTCGGCCTGCCGCTGACGTTCGCGCTCATCGGCGGCCTCGTGGTGCTCGCCGTCGTGTTCATGGCGTTCAACGCGCCCGAGACGAAGGCCGCCCGGCTGCGCTGA
- a CDS encoding alpha-amylase family glycosyl hydrolase produces the protein MKPRHATVVVLTALVAGSVAAPPALAAPKNPGGSSAASAQHSLRSAVTDENFYFVMADRFQNGSTANDDGGLGPDPSVSGFDPTRKGYYNGGDLEGLLQELDYIQGLGTTSIWLTPSFKNRAVQPEDDSAGYHGYWITDFTQIDPHLGTNEDLRTLIDAAHARGMKVYFDIITNHTADVIGYDAGERAPYISKDEEPYRDAAGTAFDDRDYAGTGTFPELDAETSFPYVPVVPEADRDLKVPEWLNDPTLYHNRGDTTFAGEDSFYGDFFGLDDLSTEHPVVVDGMIDIYKTWIADFGVDGFRIDTMKHVDDEFWQQFGPEVLSYAQEQGKDEFFMFGEVFDTTKSFTSQFTTRNRMQSVLDFPFQAAARGYASQGAPATDLERFFAGDDWYTDADSNAYSLPTFLGNHDMGRIGGFIATDNPGAADDELVARDTLAHELMYFSRGNPVIYYGDEQGFTGPGGDQNARQTLFASQVPEYLDDDLLGTDATHATDTFDPTHPLYRGIATLADVTAQHPALRNGAHQHRYASDGPGIYAFSRTDAKDQREYVVALNNSTEPKTAAIPTYAGKRSFGLVHGNAPKRAKSAADGTLTVTVPALSTVVYELSGKIPHSKAAPAISLQQPAPAAEDNGRMRVAADVAGSSFYEVTFEARTPGSPWTSIGTDDNAPFSVYHDTSTLPAGTAVEYRAVVLDNARHTRTSAAVPATVPQPRLTMGLPAEGTQVQGDVEVTATASPEDSEYAVTLERSIAGGAWTALGTDDSSPTYTAVDDLAALDLAEGTQVRYRAVLGTSVSDTRTVTAGSVIEQPGTVAVAGSLDSELGCGSDWDPACDQAQMTFDAASQTWILEVADLQAGSYEYKAALDRSWTENYGAGGGRDGSNIVLQHAGGPVTFVYDHRTHVITTR, from the coding sequence GTGAAACCACGCCACGCCACCGTCGTCGTGCTGACCGCCCTTGTGGCCGGTTCCGTCGCCGCACCGCCCGCCCTTGCCGCCCCGAAGAACCCCGGAGGCTCCTCCGCCGCCTCGGCCCAGCACTCGCTGCGCTCCGCGGTCACGGACGAGAACTTCTACTTCGTCATGGCCGACCGCTTCCAGAACGGCAGCACGGCCAACGACGACGGCGGGCTCGGCCCCGATCCGTCGGTGTCCGGTTTCGACCCCACCCGGAAGGGCTACTACAACGGCGGCGACCTCGAGGGCCTGCTCCAGGAGCTCGACTACATCCAGGGCCTGGGCACCACCTCCATCTGGCTCACCCCGAGCTTCAAGAACCGTGCCGTGCAGCCGGAGGACGACTCGGCCGGCTACCACGGCTACTGGATCACCGACTTCACGCAGATCGATCCGCACCTCGGCACCAACGAGGACCTCAGGACGCTCATCGACGCCGCGCACGCGCGGGGGATGAAGGTCTACTTCGACATCATCACCAACCACACCGCGGACGTGATCGGCTACGACGCCGGGGAGCGCGCCCCCTACATCTCCAAGGACGAGGAGCCGTACCGCGACGCCGCCGGCACCGCGTTCGACGACCGCGACTACGCGGGCACGGGCACGTTCCCCGAGCTCGACGCCGAGACCTCCTTCCCGTACGTCCCGGTGGTGCCGGAGGCCGACCGGGACCTCAAGGTCCCGGAGTGGCTGAACGATCCCACGCTCTACCACAACCGCGGCGACACGACCTTCGCCGGCGAGGACTCCTTCTACGGCGACTTCTTCGGCCTCGACGACCTCTCCACCGAACACCCCGTGGTGGTGGACGGCATGATCGACATCTACAAGACGTGGATCGCGGACTTCGGCGTGGACGGCTTCCGGATCGACACCATGAAGCACGTCGACGACGAGTTCTGGCAGCAGTTCGGACCCGAGGTGCTCTCCTACGCGCAGGAGCAGGGCAAGGACGAGTTCTTCATGTTCGGCGAGGTCTTCGACACCACGAAGTCCTTCACCTCGCAGTTCACCACGCGCAACCGCATGCAGTCGGTCCTCGACTTCCCGTTCCAGGCCGCCGCCCGCGGCTACGCCTCGCAGGGCGCACCGGCAACCGATCTCGAGCGCTTCTTCGCCGGCGACGACTGGTACACGGACGCGGACTCCAACGCCTACAGCCTGCCGACCTTCCTCGGGAACCACGACATGGGCCGGATCGGCGGCTTCATCGCGACCGACAACCCCGGAGCGGCCGACGACGAACTGGTGGCACGGGACACCCTCGCGCACGAACTGATGTACTTCTCGCGCGGCAACCCGGTGATCTACTACGGCGACGAGCAGGGCTTCACGGGCCCCGGCGGTGACCAGAACGCGCGGCAGACGCTGTTCGCGAGCCAGGTCCCCGAGTACCTCGACGACGACCTGCTGGGCACCGACGCGACCCACGCCACGGACACCTTCGATCCGACCCACCCGCTGTACCGGGGCATCGCGACCCTCGCCGACGTCACCGCGCAGCACCCGGCCCTGCGCAACGGCGCCCACCAGCACCGGTACGCCTCGGACGGCCCCGGCATCTACGCCTTCTCCCGGACCGATGCGAAGGACCAGCGCGAGTACGTGGTGGCGCTGAACAACAGCACCGAACCGAAGACCGCGGCCATCCCCACCTACGCCGGCAAGCGCAGCTTCGGCCTCGTCCACGGTAACGCCCCGAAGCGCGCGAAGTCAGCGGCCGACGGCACCCTCACCGTCACCGTCCCCGCACTGTCCACCGTGGTCTACGAGCTGTCGGGGAAGATCCCGCACTCCAAGGCCGCGCCGGCGATCAGCTTGCAGCAGCCGGCACCCGCCGCCGAGGACAACGGCCGCATGAGGGTGGCCGCCGATGTCGCAGGTTCCTCGTTCTACGAGGTCACCTTCGAGGCCCGCACCCCGGGCTCGCCGTGGACGAGCATCGGCACGGATGACAACGCACCGTTCAGCGTCTATCACGACACGAGCACCCTGCCCGCAGGAACGGCCGTCGAGTACCGCGCCGTGGTCCTCGACAACGCCCGCCACACGCGGACGTCCGCGGCGGTACCGGCCACCGTGCCGCAGCCGCGGCTGACCATGGGCCTTCCCGCGGAGGGCACCCAGGTCCAGGGCGACGTCGAGGTCACCGCCACGGCGAGCCCGGAGGACTCCGAGTACGCCGTGACCCTCGAGCGCAGCATCGCCGGAGGGGCGTGGACGGCCCTCGGCACGGACGACTCGTCGCCGACCTACACCGCCGTCGACGATCTCGCGGCGCTCGACCTCGCCGAAGGCACCCAGGTCCGGTACCGGGCGGTGCTCGGGACATCGGTGAGCGACACCAGGACCGTGACGGCCGGGTCGGTGATCGAGCAGCCGGGCACCGTGGCCGTGGCCGGGAGCCTCGATTCCGAGCTGGGCTGCGGCAGCGACTGGGACCCGGCGTGCGACCAGGCGCAGATGACCTTCGACGCCGCCTCGCAGACCTGGATCCTCGAGGTCGCGGACCTGCAGGCCGGCAGCTACGAGTACAAGGCGGCCCTCGACCGCAGCTGGACCGAGAACTACGGTGCCGGTGGCGGCCGGGACGGCAGCAACATCGTGCTCCAGCACGCGGGCGGTCCCGTGACCTTCGTGTACGACCACCGCACGCACGTGATCACCACGCGCTAG
- a CDS encoding sulfite exporter TauE/SafE family protein, with translation MTLGIFCIVLASILVGAIAQRIAGLGFALLIAPFLVIILGPHEGVLLVNLCGVVSSAIIVGRVWKDIDWSMFRWLVVPSLFGSIPGSFLAVALPSAPLSVTVGAVVLVALTVSLVLQRSDVVVRGNTPKAVAGFAAGVTNSMAGVGGPAVSAYALLARWPQRPFAATLQPFFVCIGSVTLVTKLLIDPDQAPVLAPWMWIAIGLAIVAGIFAGEKLGRFVRDDQARLFVIVIAFIGAGLAVVKGLLDIFG, from the coding sequence GTGACTCTCGGCATCTTCTGCATCGTGCTGGCCTCGATCCTCGTGGGGGCCATCGCCCAACGCATCGCCGGACTGGGCTTCGCGCTGCTGATCGCCCCGTTCCTCGTGATCATCCTCGGGCCGCACGAGGGCGTGCTCCTCGTGAACCTCTGCGGCGTCGTGTCCTCGGCCATCATCGTGGGCCGGGTCTGGAAGGACATCGACTGGAGCATGTTCCGCTGGCTCGTCGTCCCCTCCCTGTTCGGCTCCATCCCGGGGTCGTTCCTCGCCGTGGCCCTCCCGTCCGCACCGCTGTCGGTCACGGTCGGCGCCGTGGTCCTCGTGGCACTGACCGTCTCCCTGGTGCTCCAGCGGTCCGACGTCGTGGTGCGCGGCAACACGCCGAAGGCGGTGGCGGGCTTCGCCGCCGGCGTCACCAACTCGATGGCCGGGGTCGGCGGCCCGGCCGTCAGTGCGTACGCCCTCCTCGCGCGCTGGCCCCAGCGTCCCTTCGCCGCGACGCTCCAGCCCTTCTTCGTCTGCATCGGGTCGGTCACCCTCGTCACGAAGCTGCTCATCGACCCGGACCAGGCGCCCGTCCTCGCGCCGTGGATGTGGATCGCCATCGGGCTGGCCATCGTGGCCGGCATCTTCGCCGGGGAGAAGCTCGGCCGCTTCGTCCGCGACGACCAGGCCCGCCTGTTCGTCATCGTGATCGCGTTCATCGGCGCGGGCCTCGCCGTCGTCAAGGGCCTCCTCGACATCTTCGGGTGA
- a CDS encoding DUF1684 domain-containing protein translates to MTALTTALATADWRRRVFRLYDDVRERAVSASPETAHATWREGRDALFRTHPASALREGARESFTGLAVAPYDPAFRFEAEMDDDGAGQAMDVATGTDGVVPFRRLGSVLLPGLGKLALWKLGSYGGGLFLPLRDGTSGRPGGAYGGGRYVLDSVKGAHLGEGRPGRLVVDLNFAYNPSCAYDEAWACPLPGPDNRLVDDVPVGELYREY, encoded by the coding sequence ATGACGGCCCTCACCACCGCACTGGCCACCGCGGACTGGCGCCGGCGCGTCTTCCGCCTCTACGACGACGTCCGCGAGCGCGCCGTCTCCGCATCGCCCGAGACCGCCCACGCCACGTGGCGGGAGGGCCGCGACGCGCTGTTCCGCACCCACCCGGCGTCGGCACTCCGGGAGGGCGCGCGGGAGTCCTTCACCGGGCTCGCGGTGGCGCCCTACGACCCGGCCTTCCGGTTCGAGGCGGAAATGGACGACGACGGGGCGGGGCAGGCGATGGACGTCGCGACCGGCACGGACGGCGTGGTGCCGTTCCGCCGCCTCGGCAGCGTGCTGCTGCCCGGGCTCGGGAAGCTCGCCCTGTGGAAGCTGGGCTCCTACGGCGGCGGGCTGTTCCTGCCGCTGCGCGACGGCACGTCGGGCCGGCCCGGCGGCGCGTACGGCGGAGGCCGCTACGTCCTGGACAGCGTCAAGGGCGCCCACCTGGGCGAGGGGCGGCCCGGGCGCCTCGTGGTGGACCTCAACTTCGCCTACAACCCGTCCTGCGCCTACGACGAGGCGTGGGCGTGCCCCCTGCCCGGCCCGGACAACCGGCTCGTGGACGACGTCCCCGTGGGCGAGCTCTACCGGGAGTACTGA
- the purN gene encoding phosphoribosylglycinamide formyltransferase — translation MRIVVLVSGSGSNLQAVIDAVAEGRLPVTIAAVGADRPGTGGVRRAALAGIPTFEVDFRQYGERADWNRALTGAVAAHAPDYVVSSGFMRIVDQHFLDTFPDRYLNTHPALLPSFPGAHGVRDALAYGVKVTGCTVMIADAGVDTGPILAQAAVAVLPEDTEETLHERIKVEERRLLIETLAGLAGAPAGSDRAGA, via the coding sequence ATGCGCATCGTTGTCCTCGTCTCCGGCTCCGGATCGAACCTCCAGGCCGTGATCGACGCCGTCGCCGAGGGCCGTCTCCCCGTGACCATCGCCGCTGTCGGGGCCGACCGTCCGGGCACCGGAGGCGTCCGGCGCGCGGCCCTGGCCGGGATCCCGACGTTCGAGGTGGACTTCCGGCAGTACGGGGAGCGGGCGGACTGGAACCGCGCCCTCACCGGGGCCGTCGCCGCGCACGCGCCCGACTACGTGGTGTCCTCGGGGTTCATGCGGATCGTCGACCAGCACTTCCTCGACACGTTCCCGGACCGCTACCTCAATACCCACCCGGCACTCCTGCCGAGCTTCCCCGGCGCCCACGGCGTCCGTGACGCCCTGGCCTACGGCGTGAAGGTGACGGGCTGCACCGTCATGATCGCCGACGCGGGCGTGGACACGGGCCCCATCCTCGCCCAGGCCGCCGTCGCCGTCCTGCCCGAGGACACCGAGGAGACCCTCCACGAGCGGATCAAGGTGGAGGAGCGCCGGCTCCTGATCGAGACCCTCGCCGGGCTGGCGGGTGCTCCTGCGGGCTCCGACCGGGCCGGGGCCTGA
- a CDS encoding glycosyltransferase family 4 protein, whose protein sequence is MRIAIVAESFLPHMNGVTHSLLKVLAHLRARGDDVLVIAPASSWLDEPAPSRVEGFPVHVLPSVALSGYADVRVAAGTVARVRRILAAFAPDVVHIASPFVLGWRAVQACTQLGIPTVSVYQTEVPAYAARYGVPWLEPLLWQRVENIHDASTLTLVPSTFALDQLRSRGVQRLNLWRRGVDTERFSPARYDAAWRATVAQPHERIIGYVGRLAAEKQVEDLAVLDSLPGTRLVIVGAGPQHESLRARLPRAHFAGFQGGADLARRLASFDLFVHPGESETFCQTIQEAMACGVPVVAVGRGGPLDLVDPSRTGWTYTPGDLQGLRAAVVDLVGDDAKRRAFGRAAHASVQGRTWPVLCEQLVTYYGKAIAVQQRRVHLAGTGADRRSGARRAIRPE, encoded by the coding sequence GTGAGGATAGCCATCGTCGCAGAATCGTTCCTGCCCCACATGAACGGGGTCACCCACTCGCTGCTCAAGGTGCTCGCCCACCTGCGGGCGCGCGGCGACGACGTGCTGGTGATCGCGCCGGCATCGTCCTGGCTCGACGAGCCGGCGCCGTCCCGGGTGGAGGGCTTCCCCGTCCACGTCCTCCCGTCCGTCGCCCTGTCGGGGTACGCCGACGTCCGGGTGGCCGCCGGGACGGTCGCCCGCGTCCGCCGCATCCTCGCCGCGTTCGCGCCCGACGTCGTCCACATCGCGTCCCCGTTCGTCCTCGGCTGGCGTGCCGTGCAGGCGTGTACGCAGCTCGGCATCCCCACGGTGTCCGTCTACCAGACCGAGGTGCCCGCCTACGCCGCCCGGTACGGCGTCCCCTGGCTCGAGCCGCTCCTGTGGCAGCGCGTCGAGAACATCCACGACGCCTCCACCCTCACCCTCGTGCCGTCCACGTTCGCCCTGGACCAGCTGCGGTCCCGGGGCGTGCAGCGGCTCAACCTGTGGCGGCGCGGCGTCGACACCGAGCGGTTCTCGCCCGCCCGGTACGACGCCGCATGGCGGGCGACGGTCGCGCAGCCGCACGAGCGCATCATCGGCTACGTGGGCCGGCTCGCGGCGGAGAAGCAGGTCGAGGATCTCGCGGTGCTGGACTCCCTGCCCGGCACACGGCTCGTGATCGTCGGCGCGGGCCCGCAGCACGAGAGCCTCCGGGCCCGGCTGCCGAGGGCGCACTTCGCAGGATTCCAGGGAGGAGCGGATCTCGCCCGCAGGCTCGCGTCCTTCGATCTCTTCGTCCACCCCGGCGAGTCCGAGACGTTCTGCCAGACCATCCAGGAGGCCATGGCGTGCGGCGTCCCGGTCGTCGCCGTGGGCCGGGGCGGCCCCCTGGACCTCGTGGATCCGTCGCGCACGGGCTGGACGTACACCCCCGGCGACCTGCAGGGACTGCGCGCCGCCGTCGTCGACCTCGTCGGCGACGACGCCAAGCGGCGCGCGTTCGGCCGGGCGGCCCATGCCTCGGTCCAGGGGCGCACCTGGCCCGTGCTCTGCGAGCAGCTCGTGACCTACTACGGGAAGGCCATCGCGGTGCAGCAGCGACGGGTCCATCTCGCCGGCACCGGGGCGGACAGGCGCTCGGGGGCGCGGCGGGCGATCCGGCCCGAGTGA